CGCCGAGTTTATGGCCAAGTAAAATCCCTGCCACTGCCGATCTTGCAGCAGGCGTTTGCCCAACTGTCCTATGTCAGAACCGCGGTGCTGTTCGGTTCCCGCGCCGGAGCGAACGCCACGCCGCAAAGTGACTATGACTTTGCCGTATGGATCGACAAAACCCAACCCTTTGCCTGGGGGGCACTTGCCCAGCTACGGATTGAACTGGGCGCGATTCTCAACCTTCCTGATGAAGATTTTGATCTGATTGACCTGGAGATAGCTACGCCTGAAATGGTGGAAAGTATCGCGTTACAGTACCGGATACTCAAAGGGGATGAACGTGTCGTTCGAAGCCTACTTGCAAAGCACCACAAAAATTGCTGAATGCGAAAAAGAACTGCTCGACCTGTTGTCCGACCGCCTGCGTGCGACAGCGCAACTCAACAAAATTGAGCTGCGCGCTGCCCGAGCCTCTCTGCAGATTCTGATAGAAAACAGCATCGGCAAGGCTCGCCGCATTTTAAAGCATTATGATTGTCCCCTGGTGCCCAGTCGTGGACGAGATGCCTTCACGATTCTTTACGATTGTGGCGCGCTGGACGACGAACACTATCGCAGCTTGATGCAGGCGGTCGGTTTTCGCAACGCCATGATCCACGACTATATGAATTTTGATGAAGACGTTTTGGTGCGGATTGTAAGCCAGCAGCGTTATCTGGCCATTTACGAATTTTTGATTCAGCGACCCGATTATAATTCGGTGCAGAGTTCACGAATTAAAGGTTTTGTGGTCTAGGGTCTTGGTCGCGTCGGCTGGAACACAGGGGGAGCGCCCCCTCTCGCCTCAGGGCCGCGTCGGCGAAGCCGGGTAAGCGGCTGGGGGTTCGCTGCCACGGTAGCACTGCTGCTTGGCGATGCATCAGGAAATTTCCTTGCATCAGAAGATCGCACCTGATCTTAAAAGCCGTTTTTTGCATCCTTTTTGTCGGCTCACAAAAAGGATGGCGCCTGCCGGGGCGCGACCCGGCGGTTTTGATTGTAAGTTCTTGGTTTTGATGGATCAGAAAGAGAGGGTTGTTCCTGCAGGAGCATGGCAAGATCGCAGGCGCTGCGCCCTGCACCCGCCGTACTTTCTTTTGCTCGTCCAAAAGAAAGTACGCAAAGAAAAGGACGCCCCCTGTTCCAGCCTGCTGCCGCAGGTGCCGGCGGTTCGGCCCCGGCCGACGTAGGCCCGGCGGAACTCGCTATCGCTCAAACAGCCGCCGGGCTGGTTCTGCGCCGTTGCCATGGCCACCGCCGCTGGAACACAGGGGGGCACCCCCCACGAAAAAAACCACTCCCCACACAAAAAAATCCCCCTTTGCTGCTAAAGTCCTTGCGCCAGCCGACCGAAAAGAGCCATACGCGCGGGATCGATTGCGCCGGAAAGGAGGTCAGGCTGATTCATTTGGTTGTATCAGGCGTACCCCAACCCGCCGCGCTCAGTACCGTTGAGGCGCCAGAACAGACAGCGCCCAGGCCGCAACTCACACCGTAACCCACACAGCAAAAATCACCATGCACCACAGGATGCCGCACGGCATCACCCAACCCCAGCAGGGCACGGAAGCCCGCTAACATCTCATGGAGGAACATCATGGCAATTACAATCAACACCAACGTTGCATCCCTCAACGCCCAACGTAACCTCGGTTCTTCCCAGGCCGACCTAAACAAGTCCATGCAGCGCCTGTCTTCTGGCTTGCGCATCAACAGCGCCAAGGACGACGCCGCCGGTCTGGCCATTTCTGACCGTATGACCGCACAGATTAAAGGCTTGAACCAAGCGGTACGTAATGCCAACGACGGCATTTCGCTGGCGCAAACCGCTGAAGGTGCCTTGCAGGAAAGCACCAATATTCTGCAGCGGATTCGCGAACTGGCCGTGCAATCAGCCAATGATACCAATACCGATACCGACCGCCAGTCGCTGCAGGCCGAAGTTTCACAGCTTAAGGCGGAACTCGACCGTATTGCTGAAACCACTCAGTTCAACGGCAAAAATCTGCTTGACGGCACTCTTGAAGGTGCGACTTTCCAGGTGGGCGCTAATGCTGGTGCCAGCCAGACAATTAGTTTTGATATTAGTAGCGCCAAGACGGCCGATTTGAGCGAAGATGCCACGGTGATTGCCGCACCTAAAGGGACGCCAGCAGAAGGTGGCGCCCTGACTGGGGCGTTGACTGCTGGTGATCTATTGATCAATGGCGAGGATGTTGGTGCCGTATCGCAAGATGCTGAAGTGCTTAAAAATGCGATTAACAGTCTTAGCAGTAATACCGGTGTAACAGCAACGGCTTCCAATGTACAGGCTATTGATTTTTCAACGGTCGCCATTGAGACAACGCCTGCCACCCTTACGGCGGATGGTCCTGTTACCGCAGCCTTGGCTGCAGGGGATCTGACGGTGAATGGTCACGCTGTGGCAGCTACAGCCGGCGATGCCAAAGCCATTGCCGAAGCCATCCACGCAGCTGATACCAGTATTACCGCTACGGCTACCAACGTGCAGACTGGCATCGCTTTTGCCGATGTGGTCCTTGGAAAGGCAGAAATTCAGGGAACTGCGGTGCTCGGTGATTTGAGTGATGGGGATTTAAGTGTTAATGGTGTTGGTATTAGCGCTACCGCCGCTACCGGCGCTCCTGGTGGCAATTTAGCTCAGGCTATTGCAACGAAAATTGAAACTGCTTCGACCAATGGTGCATCTACGGTTGGCATTGCAATCGATGCTACGGTGGGGGCGAGTTCATTGACCGATACATTTACTGGCACAGCTAACCACGGGGCAAATGATACGTATTCATTAGATATAAGTGGCGTTTCAATCTTTTCAGCTACTGATATTTCTGGCGGTCTCACAATGGATAATTTTGGCGCTGCCTTGGAGGCTGCAAGCGGTGGTTCTGGCACAAATGGCGGGGCAGGTGGTGTGTATACAGGAACTTTGAGTGGAACGGATATTGTTTACAGTTTTAACGCAACATCTGGCGCACTGTCATTGGATTCAGCTTCAGGACAAGATATTGTTGTTAGCGAAACAATCTATGATGATGCGGGTAGTGATTTGACCGGTGGGCTTACCACCGGCGATGCTGAAGCCTATGGTACCATTCTGCTTGAGAGCCAGGGCAACATTACTCTGAGTGGCAATACTGAGACTCAGGCCGGTTTTGCTAATAACGCGACGAGCACGGCTGGTACCTTCGAGCTGAGCCTCGACAGCGTGGCGCTGGATTTCTCCAGCAAATGGGGTGCGGCAGACGCCACCATTGATATTGCCGACGTGGCGGACGTGATTAACAATGTCGCTGGCTACACAGCTTCAGTTAATGGAGGTGCCTTGGACATCACCAAGGCCGATGGCAGCAATATTGTGCTTGATCAGACCTTGACCAATGGCAGTGACAACGTCAACTCTGGTTTGGGTATGGCTGATGCGACCTTGCGTGGCACGATTGCGCTGACCAGTGATGCAGATATTACGTTGGCGGGGAGCACCCCAGGCAATGCTGGGTTTACAACATTAACGGCAGATGCCGCTCAACAGGGGTCATACAGCTTGGCAATTGATGGCATCGCAGTGGATGTTTCTTCCGCGTTCGCCAATGACAGTATGGATCGCAACGAACTGGTATCCGCCATTAATAATACAGCGGCTCTTGCAGGTAAGTTCTCGGCCGCCGCAGGCGAAAATGACAATGAAGTCGTCATTACCAAGCTAGATAATGCCGCTAACTTCACCATCACTGAGACTGCTGACCTTGACGGTGTTCCGGCCAACGATTCCGATGCCGATGGTTTGGCTGGTGTTGGTTCGACCAGTGGGACAAAAACCTACTATGGTAGCGTGGCTCTGGACAGTAATGAAGCGATTACCTTGACGGGGAACAACGTTGCAGCTTCAGGACTGGATGAGGCGGGTAATTCAACGACGACCATCACTGCCGTGGATATTTCGACCCGTGAAGGTGCTGTTACGGCAATCAGTTCGGTGGATGCTGCGTTGTCGCAGATTGACACCATCCGAGGTGACTTGGGTGCGGTGCAGAACCGTTTTGAAAGTACCATTGCCAACTTGCAGAATGTTTCCGAAAATCTCAGTTCTGCCCGCAGCCGGATTCTGGATGCCGACATCGCTGAGGAAACCTCGAACATGACCAAGCAGAACATTCTGCAGCAGGCCGGTGTTTCCATCCTTGCCCAGGCTAACCAGGCACCGCAGCTGGCCCTGAGCCTGCTCGGCTAATCGGCCCTGACCTGCGGGGCGGTCGCAACGGCTACGGCCGGGCCGCTCCGCAGCCTCTTTGGCCGCTCATGCCCGTTAAGCGGAGGAACTTATGCGAATTGATGCCGTCAACATGGCGGGCAGCGCCGTGCAGCAGCAGCCGAAAGCCAGCGATCAGCTGGTGGAACAGCGCAAGCAGCAGAAGCAAGAGCCCGCCGCCGAACCCGCCGCCAAGGCAGACAAAATACAGCCCGAGGAAATGCTCAGTCAGATCAAGGCATTGACCGAAGACGGCCTGTACGCTGTCCGCTTTGAAAACGACAAGGACACCAGCGAACTGGTCGTCAAGGTGGTGGACAGCGAAACCGACGAGGTGATTCGCCAGATACCGCCAGAGGAACTCTTGGGCCTGACCAAGCGCCTCAATGATCTGCGCGGCAATCTGGTGGACACCCAAAGCTAAGACGAAGGGCGATTGCAAAATCGCCCTTTTTTAATGGTGCGCCCGGCAGGGCGTATTTTTGTTTGGCGGTTTTTCACCCCCTGTGTTCCAGCGGCGGTGGTCACGGCAACGGCGCAGAAGCAGCCCGGCGGTTGTCTGAGCGCCAGCGAGTTCCGCCGGGCCTGCGCCGGCCGAGGCCGAACCGCCGGTACCTGCGTTAGCAGGCTGGAACAGGGGGCGTCCTTTTCTTTGCGTCCTTTCTTTTGGACGAGCAAAAGAAAGGATGGCGGGTGCAGGGCGCAGCGCCTGCAATCTTGCCATGTTCCCGCAGCAGCGCTGCCGTGGCAGCGAACCCCCAGCCGGTTACCCGGTTTCGCCGCCGCGGCCCTGGCGCGAAAAGGGGGGGGGAGGGCGAAGCGCCTGCCGGGACGGAAATAACCCGCCATCACGACTGCAAGCTATCAGCATCTCTGCTATCATGGCGGCGCGCTTCAAGAGCACAAAGGAGAACCGCCATGACCGCCCTGAAAAAACTGCCCATCGGCATCCAGACCTTCGAAAAAATCCGCGCCGACCATGCCTACCTCTACGTCGACAAGACCGCTCTGATCCACCAACTGGTAACAGAAGGTGAGTACTACTTTCTTGCCCGGCCGCGCCGCTTCGGCAAGAGTCTGCTGGTCTCCACCCTGCAGGCGCTGTTCGAAGGCCGCAAGGAACTGTTCAGCGGTCTGGCCATCGAACCCGCGTGGGACTGGAATACCCGCTATCCCGTCATCAAGATCAGCTTCGGCGGCGTGGCGCGTGACCTGCTGGAGATGAAATCGCTGGTGGCGGCTATCCTCCGTTCCAATCAGCAGCGCCTCGGCATTGAATGCCATGAGACCCCCAGCGGCGGCGTCTGGCTCAAGGAACTCATCGAACAGACGCGCCAGAAATACGGCCAGAAGGTCGTCATCCTGGTCGACGAATACGACAAGCTCATCGTCGACAACCTCGACCAGCCCGATGTGGCCAGCCAGGGCCGCGAGGTGCTGCGCGATCTGTACAGCACCATCAAGGACAGCGACGAACACGTCAAATTCGCCTTTCTCACCGGCGTCAGCAAATTCAGCAAGGTGTCGGTGTTCAGCGGCCTCAATAACCTCAAAGACATCAGCCTCGACCCGAGGTATGCCACCCTGTGCGGCTACACCCAGCATGATCTCGAAACCACCTTCGCCGCCCACCTGCAGGGCGCCGACATGGCCCAGGTGCGCCAGTGGTACAACGGCTACAACTTCCTTGGTGAACGGGTTTACAACCCCTTCGATATCCTGCTGTTCTGCGACAGCGGCCAGCGCTTCAAAAACTACTGGTTCGCCACCGGC
This region of Desulfuromonas thiophila genomic DNA includes:
- a CDS encoding nucleotidyltransferase domain-containing protein, with translation MMHESRRVYGQVKSLPLPILQQAFAQLSYVRTAVLFGSRAGANATPQSDYDFAVWIDKTQPFAWGALAQLRIELGAILNLPDEDFDLIDLEIATPEMVESIALQYRILKGDERVVRSLLAKHHKNC
- the hepT gene encoding type VII toxin-antitoxin system HepT family RNase toxin, whose translation is MSFEAYLQSTTKIAECEKELLDLLSDRLRATAQLNKIELRAARASLQILIENSIGKARRILKHYDCPLVPSRGRDAFTILYDCGALDDEHYRSLMQAVGFRNAMIHDYMNFDEDVLVRIVSQQRYLAIYEFLIQRPDYNSVQSSRIKGFVV
- a CDS encoding flagellin, with the protein product MDRNELVSAINNTAALAGKFSAAAGENDNEVVITKLDNAANFTITETADLDGVPANDSDADGLAGVGSTSGTKTYYGSVALDSNEAITLTGNNVAASGLDEAGNSTTTITAVDISTREGAVTAISSVDAALSQIDTIRGDLGAVQNRFESTIANLQNVSENLSSARSRILDADIAEETSNMTKQNILQQAGVSILAQANQAPQLALSLLG
- a CDS encoding flagellar protein FlaG, with the protein product MRIDAVNMAGSAVQQQPKASDQLVEQRKQQKQEPAAEPAAKADKIQPEEMLSQIKALTEDGLYAVRFENDKDTSELVVKVVDSETDEVIRQIPPEELLGLTKRLNDLRGNLVDTQS
- a CDS encoding ATP-binding protein, coding for MTALKKLPIGIQTFEKIRADHAYLYVDKTALIHQLVTEGEYYFLARPRRFGKSLLVSTLQALFEGRKELFSGLAIEPAWDWNTRYPVIKISFGGVARDLLEMKSLVAAILRSNQQRLGIECHETPSGGVWLKELIEQTRQKYGQKVVILVDEYDKLIVDNLDQPDVASQGREVLRDLYSTIKDSDEHVKFAFLTGVSKFSKVSVFSGLNNLKDISLDPRYATLCGYTQHDLETTFAAHLQGADMAQVRQWYNGYNFLGERVYNPFDILLFCDSGQRFKNYWFATGTPTFLIKLIRQNNFYLPQLDRLEVSEGLIDSFDIDNLQLVPLLFQTGYLSIKSVQPSLRGGQLFRLGFPNREVLLSFTDVLIHFLTEHQSERIRFQEQLYALLQAGDMAQLRDCLKALFASIPYNNYVNNTISSYEGYYASVIYAYLASLGLDLTAEDVTSKGRIDLSIRLDTAIYLIEFKVDGGGKALEQIKQRNYQQKYQGQSKPIYLIGIDFDSAERNLTAFDWEQLG